TCACAGTTCTTGGATTATATAGCTAGATTTTGCTCTTCATTAGAAATTTCTTAATGAGATTTCACTTGTATTTTTCTTCAATACGTAAGATACAGGTTGAACGAGCTTTTGGCAACATTAACGTAAATGTTTTAACAGGGACGTGTACCTCTTATTTCTGTAACTGGACTGCATCAGATTCACGTCCTTATATTCTTTTTAGCAGTCCTGCATGTCGCTTACTGTGGTATTATTATGGTCCTCGGAAGATTTAAGGTAATTCTAACTTCCTTAACAAGATCACTCTTGCACCTTTTGTGAATAACTTTATATGTTCTGATAACCTATTGTAGCCTCAGAGCATAGTTTGCTATATATTTATTCGAAACTTGAAAGATTGACAAACCTTTCGGTGCAGACTCGTCGCTGGAAGCAATGGGAGCAGGAGACGTCATCCCACAGCTACGAGTTTTCTAATGGTAtgtcattttatttatattatgtgaACATTTCTTATAGATTTTGAAATCTTATTTTAGTTCCTCATTCCTTAGGCAATTTAACTGTGAAATTTGACAGATAGTTCAAGATTCAGGCTTGCTCATGAAACCTCTTTTGTGCGGGCGCACACCAGTTTCTGGACCAGGATTCCATTATGGTTTTACATTGTAAGATTTAGATTACATTGTCGTCTTAAACTGCAATTGGGAGCATGGCTTAGTTTGGACCAcacattaatatataattttttctatATTTCCATGCAGGGATGCTTTTTTAGGCAGTTTTTCCGGTCTGTCAGCAGATCCGACTACTTGACCTTGCGCCATGGATTCATTACTGTAGATTTCACATCTTCGTAATTTACCTGTTTGTAAATGTCTACTGTGTCCTATTTAAGTTACGAATTTTACCTGCTGTTTTAGGTTCATTTGGCACCCGGAAGTAAATTTGACTTCCAAAAGTATATCAAAAGGTCACTAGAGGATGATTTTAAGAATATCGCCGGAATAAGGTGACAATACTTGCATGCAGTTAAATCATATGAAATTCTTGTATCTCCAGATTAAACATAGGTGACTGGCTGTGATTTATCcggttgtttatatgattgcagtCCGGTGTTATGGGCATCATTTGTTGTGTTCGTGCTCCTAAATGTCAGCGGTAAGCCAGTTGCAAGTTGTGTCCCTTTGTTTCCCCCCGTTATTGCTATATTTAATTCATTCGTAACATGTCTCTTTTACAAATTTGTCGAAATCAGGGTGGAAGACATTGTTTTGGGCATCCTTAATTCCTTTAGTTGTAAGTGTCCTTATTCTTGTCATTATAATAATTTCAAGTTTCTGAGAAAGAATTCCTCATCATTTAACTTTCTCCAGATAATCCTAGCCATTGGCACAGAGCTACAGAGCATTTTGACTAAAATGGCCATTGAGATCAAAGATAGAAGCGCAGTGGTTCAAGGCATGCCTCTTGTGCAAGTTTCGGATAGACATTTCTGGTTTGGTAGTCCTAAGCTGGTTCTACAGCTTTTACATTTTGCGTTGTTTCAGGTATTACCTTGGTTGACAAAGAACTGTCCCAtatctcaaaatttaaaataaaataaaaaaaatcactaTAAGTAGTTCTTTTAATCGTTTGAATCATTTTTTTTGCAGAATACCTTCCAAATAACATACTTCCTGTGGATTTGGGTAATGGCTCTCCTCGAGTTATTTACTTATATTGTATTAAATTTCCCCTTGCAAAATCATTAACGTAAAGAGAATTTTTTCTCATGCACAGTATGAAGATGGTATTTCTTATTGCTCCTACAAAGATAATGGCGATGTGGCCTTTgtaataacaaaacttgttttgGGGTAAGTCCTAATTCAACATTTGCCACAGAAGAAACAATGGTTTTATAGgaatatgttaaaaaataataaatttacttTTGTTGTCGATAATTTCAGGGTGGCACTCCTATTCTTCTGCAGCTATATTACACTTCCACTATACGCCCTTGTTGCGCAGGTACCGATaccattttatttttcttggttGATGTTAGGTTCTTATTACTAAATCGTAGTGTTAATGCAATTTTTCTGGCATACATGGCTCTAGTTGTAATAATAGAGACAAGATATCGGACTAGGTATATGATATTCATTATTTAGATAATGATCCTGTGAACTCAAGAGGTGCCTCTCTTGTTCTCGTACCATTTTGTTATTCCCTCAAGCCTACTATACAAAGGAGATAATATGCCCTGTTGGTAATTTTTTTGCATCTGTTTTCAAATTACGAAAATAGTTACAGAAGTTGCCATAGAAAATCACTGTAGAGTCTCGTCTGCATGGATCCTTGTGCCATAAACCAGGCATGACACATATGTACATTCAAGATAATCGCTTGATTGTGTTCATCTTTCTTTCACTATTTATTCTTCATGCAAGAGCAGAGAACCAAGATTTATTAGACAACAATGCAGTAGAACCTTTCCATCGATCATCCGACCTCACTTGTGTTCGGAAGAAATGAAATAGCTTACGTTTGGATTGAGTGACATAAAATCAGGAGTTTGATTTTAAAGTTAATCTAGTTGTTTGGATACTTTTGAAATGAaagattcagttttcattccTCTAAATCTAAGCTTTTGCAAGCATAAATGTAACGAATTTCGACTGCACCCAATGTTTGCGTCTGTTGAATTTAAGTTCATGCCCTTCCCCCAAatatattaatgaaaatgaagcTTTAGTCTTCCTGCTTCAACTAACATCATTTTATAATATTGACCACTTCAACTATTTCTTGGCTGAAAAACAGATGGGATCACATATGAAGCAATCCATCTTCGACGAACAAACGTCCAAAGCCCTTAAGAAATGGCATATGGATGCAAAGAAAAAGCATGGAAAACAAGGAGGACAGGCATCAACACGAATTCTAGGTGGTGGAAGCCCGACATCTTCTTTGGGTTCGATATTTAACTCAACACACAGCAGGCTTCAGAAATTCAAAACTACCGGGCAATTGAACACGACCGAATATCAAGACTACGACGGATCTGATCATGATCAACATCACTGGTCTTCTAAGTCAGGTGCGGCGTCCAGCTTAATTATAAGAGTTGATCGTGATGATAATAAAGAAGATGAGGTGAGTGTACATAGTCATGATGGACCAGAAGATAGATCCGCGGACTTCTCATTTGCGAAGCCTGCCCCAAAGAAGTGAATCGAAGATAAGTCGGCAGTCTCGGCTTGGTAAAAACTGGTAGTCCGGTGTATTATTTTTCCCATCAGTACAATGTAGTCTGGTTTTCATTCATTTGAATTTCAGATTTCTGTAAATATATCAGATGACAGAATACAAAAAAATAATGGGAGTTTCTCGTGTTAATGTTTATAAAACTTTTGGTTCtttttttggataaatttttttctccaaGTAGATACTTCAGTTACGTGTTCTAATAATGTGCGAGTatatatagttatatatattGAGTAATTAAGCGACATATTTGTTCCCTTTTATACTCTTTTATATACACACTTTATTAGTATGTTTCTTTTCGTTTGTTCAATTTTCGGCAAACTTTCTCACTTTCATGTGCTAAaattaaaaagatttgatatttaaaaatatcttgtcacacgttaaattatttcaaaagtAAAAGGATGGGGGTGTAAAGTGCAAAGGTGACAACTTCTTCCTAGAACAGCAAGGAATGCCAAGCTGTCTGAGGCCAGTGGACGCCACGCTGTTTACCATAGAAATTGCCGAATGCTTTGTCTTTCTTTATGTTCTATTTAGTGAATGGCCCAACACCGATATTGGAGCAAAACAACCTCTTCACCAATCAATCTGTCCTATGGTGTTTTCGTTCAAAATCTCAACGTTCTTTTGTCCCAAaaccaaaactgaattttcttttcttttcctcTGGTTTCTTGGAAACCCTTTTTCCTTCTTCAGTCTTGAATCTTGATTTAGTGCCATGTGAGCTGTTTAACTATATATTTCACAATATAtagttaaatatattattattaaataatataacaagcacgaatttttttaaaaaaatatataaatttggaAAGATGTTGCAGAAAGCTGCAAACAATGCATACTCATGGTGGTGGGCTAGTCACATTAGGACAAAGCAATCCAAATGGCTGGATCAAAGCCTTCAAGGTAAAGTAGCAGGTGTTtgattattatcataataattcctTCATAGTTCTATGgagattgattttattttgCAAAATTCTGATGCAAGATGCTCTCGTTTTTTGTGTTTCACGTACGCATTATTACAAACTTTGCAATAGAGATCTACCGTGTTAATATGTTAGCTCCTTTTCTTTTTGGGAATTGGATACACAATTTGATATACATGAGCATGAAGATTGTATTGGAGAtgcagaaaataggaaaaaaaaaaattaatcttttTAGGGAATGTCGACTGATTTGCTAATGATTTTAATATTGTTAAAACCTCTCATTTCAATCTTTAAATTATGGCCCCGATTATGTTAAATAGTAACAGGAGTTAATATACCAGAATCTTTGGTTTGAGTCACCTGGAAGAGATTATGATGAAATCATTTGTGTTACGATCACATCAATTACATTTTCATGCGTATCAAATGCATTATTACGTGACTTGGAGATTAGAAGCAACAATGATATGATATGCTACACTGCAGATATGGAAGAAAAAGTGCAGAATATGCTTAAACTCATTGAAGAAGATGGAGACTCCTTCGCCAAGAGAGCTGAGATGTACTACAAGAGGAGGCCAGAGCTCATCAGCTCTGTGGAGGAAGCCTTCAAGGCATTCCGAGCGTTGGCCGATCGTTACGACCTCTTATCCAAAGAGTTGCAAAATGCCAACCATACAATAGCAACAGTTTTCCCAGAACAAGTCCAGTTTTCTATGGACGAAGATGATGAATCTGCCATGGCGAAAGCAGTCAAGAATTCTCAAATACCGGGAATGAATACAGGTAACGATGTTCCAAAAGTTCCTAAGGCGCCAGTCAAAAATTTAAAAGGGTTACTAACAACTGCTTCAAAGCAACTGCAATCTGAGAAATTATCAAACGCCAGTAAAACTGTTCCAAAATCTGGCTTGACCGAGGAAGAAGCTGTTGAGGAGATTGATAGACTTCAGAAAGATATTCTATCCTCGCAAACCGTTAAAGAGTTTGTTAAGAGTTCATATGAAAGTGGGCTTGCGAAATATTGGGGAATCGAAAACCAGATTATAGAAATGCAGCAGAAAGTGTGCAGGTTGCAAGATGAATTCAATGTGGATGCGGTCATCGAGGACGATGAGGCAAGAAAGTTGATGGCTGAAACAGCACTTAAGTCGTGTCACGAAAAGTTGTCTCAGTTGGAGGAGAAACAAAAAAAGTCTGTCCTAGAAGCCAGACAGGAACACGCTAAGATAGAATCTGCTCAAGAACGCCTTAAATCCCTGAGGCACGAGTATCTGTTGGAACAAATTGATGATGATGACAATGATGCTAAAAGTAGACATGTCGATGATAAGTCGCAAAGCTCAACTAAAGAAGTGGTCAAGGTGATACAAGAGTTCGAGGGTGCTGAGGTATCAATAGAGAAAGTTAGAGACGAATTGGATATGGGATCAATGGAGTCTCTCACAGTGACAGAGTTGGTAGAAAAGATTGACAAACTTGTCAACAAGGTGATAACCTTAGAAGTTGAGGTGTTGTCTCAAACGGTTCTTATTAACACGCTAAAGACTGAAGCAGATGATCTGCATGCGCAGATTTTGGTTTTGGAAGAGGAAAAAAAGACACTGGTGGATGGAACACACATTTTGACCACCAGGTTGAAAGAAATGGAGGAGAAATTGAAAAAGCTTCAGGAACTAAACAAGAATGTTGAGAGCCAAAACAGCAATCTGCAAATGAACTTTTCAGAAGCCCACAGTAGTCTTGATCACCTGTCCGATAAATTAAGTAGCATTAGGTCAGATGAGGAGTCCGAGGAGACAAATTCATCGCAAGATCAGGAAAATAAGCCAAGTCCAGGTGGTGCTGAAAAATCTAATAGTGCTTCAAAAACAGAAAATGCGGGGGATGTTAAGGAAATGGATACGACAGTTGTGGGTAATGGTTTGACTAAAACAAAAGTCACATTTTCGGAGCAAAAGCCGAAGGAACTCGTTCTTGTGGATCATTCAGATGATTTTCTAAATGCTCAAGGGAAAGGATCAacagaaaaagaagaagagctAAATTGGCAGCAGATGCTCTTGAGTGGAATGGAGGATAGAGAGAAAATTCTACTGAAAGAGTATACGGCGATTCTGAGGAGTTACAAGGACATTAAGAAAAAGCTCGGTGACATGGAGAAAAGAGAGAGAGAGGACCAATTTGACATCCTATTGCAAATACGAGAGCTTAAGAATGGTATAGCCAAAAGGGACGGAGAAATTCATCGTCTGCGCCAAAAGTTGAATATACCTCAAGAAAATGACATAAATGACGATAGCACTCAGCTATGTGAACCTGAATCAAAAACCATGAATTCAGAAGTGGAAGAAAATACTTCTACAGTCAAAGAAGATGTAAAGTCGGTTTTCATATATAGAACTCCATCAATTTGTGCTGTTGAAGAGAAGCTTCGTACAAACATCGATGCGATACTGGATGAGAACCTTGATTTCTGGTTAAGATTTAGCACCGCCTTTCATCAGATTCAGAAGTTCAAAACCGAAGTTCAAGATCTGCAGGATGAAATATCGAAGCTTTCAGAAAAAAAGGTCCAAGTGGGAAGTGTTACCGGTGAGCAAAAATCAGAGGTCCGGCCAATCTACAAGCACTTGAGAGAGATACAGATTGAACTTACCGCTTGGTTGGAGCAAAGCGTACCCTTAAAAGATGAGCTGAAACGCAGGTTCTCATCATTGTGCAACATTCAGGAGGAAATCACGAAAGCTTTGAAGGAGGGTGTTGAAGAAGAGGAAATCCGATTTAGTAGTCATCAAGCTGCAAAATTTCAAGGCGAGATTTTGAACATGAAACAAGAGAATAACAAGGTTAGAGAAGAGCTACAAACTGGATTAGATAATGTAAGCACACTTCAACTTCAAATAGAAAAATCGCTAAGAAAATTGAACGAAGAGTTTGGCATCTCTAGCGATCAACCACAACTGAAGCAAGCCATGAGCAGGGCGAAGATCCCTTTAGGTGCATTTATCTTCGGAACGAGACAAAAGAAGCAGAAACATTCTATATTCTCCTGTATGCATCCGACTAGAAGATTCCATCTCCAAAGGGGTGGTGTACCTCCCTGAAATCTTCTACacttgataaatttttttacttGTTCATTTGTTGTCCAGTTCTTTTTACCTCGTGATCAATGTAGATGACAATGTATTTACCCTTCTGTTTCCTGTGTTTCAAGCAAGAATTGCTTGAGCTGTAAACTATCTAGTTTTACAGGTGTGTAAAGATTTTTATCGTGTTTTCTGCCGGTTGGTAACCCGTTAACGAACTAAATATTTTCGGTCCCCTTTCTTCAAGTACCTTGTACTTGTTTACTTTGGAAGTTTGGTAGTTATTTTGTCTCTCTATTCATTGAATCTTTCTAATAATTCAATTACAACAGATTGAAGGGAGAAAACATAAcccaataattaaatttcttaatttTACACCAATGAATGTATACATAATCACTCTGATGCGTACAACCCACACTTGCGTGGACCATAATTTTTATCAAATGAGTCAACATTAAGCTCTCGAGCTCTATAATTGGAAATTAAAACCCTCGTGATAATCTTATTTTGAGTAAGATCAAAGATAAATCCCGTATATTTAGATCAATGATGTCAAATTAAACAGTTTTCACATCAAAACATCGGAGTGAGAGAATTTAAACACACATTGAATGCAGGGTCAATAACTCCAAAATGAAATGAAAGACAATGGAAATTCATTTTGGTTTTAGGATTAATCACGATTTGTTTGTCCTTTAATTACTCCTATAAAGTATACATCGTAACAAAATCCtcttcaaatatttaaaatttgtcaTATTATCCCCTTGAGAGCTCCACTTTGATAGAGGTACATCACCAGGTCTCACCTTACCACATGAGTTGCTAATAACTTCGGCTCTGGGAAATGTTTATTTGTCTTTACCAGCTTCATCAGGCAGTTTTACACCCATTAGTCCAAGAAGGTTTGAAGCAGGGCCGGGAAGTCCTTCTTGAGATGAAACGGACTCGAGCAAATTCTTTACTAGGTTGAAATCAACGTCCACGGGAGTGAACTCCATCTCATCGCTCACACCCGAAGTTCCCTGCACATTCAAAGGGCATGTTTATTCCATCATGTTAGAGAAATAATGGATTTTAATAGCAgtaaatgtttcaatttttaAGGGAATCTGCAAAACGCTCAAGGCGTACATCTTCGCGGATAATcctcaattaattctttatcaGTAGTGCATATTACAGAAACGACTCGGTCTTCGGCAACAAATCAACTACGCATATGGATAAAAAATTGTGCAgatgataaaataatttcttgATCACCACCTCATCTTTCTTTCTTGAAGACTGTTCCTTTGCATGTTCAAAAGTTTTGTTCAGCGTTGTGGTTTTCAATTCCTGGTTCAGGGCATCCGAATAGGAATCCATGAAACCCTCCCCACCATCTTCAATGTCCTCTGAGTGGTCCTCATAGTCATCTGCATGTTACACTCTCTATCAGATAATATCCTCAGACCCCGTGGTACAGAAATATGACTAAAACTGGTTAGGATAAGTGCGAGGCAATATAATGGGATGTCAGGAATTGAAAAAGAGTTAAAAATCAACATAATTATGTTTGCAAATGTAACACGTCCCAGTTCATAAGATGAATTTGAAAGATTACCAAAATCCATGTCTGATATAGACTCTTCTTCGAGATCAACATCACTTCCATCATCTTTAGAACCAGGCACTCCCATAACCGACTCTATGTGCTTCATAAATTGATCCGCATCAAAATCCAAATCTTTTAGTTTTCTGATAAAAACAGAGTAAAAGATATTAAAAGATGATGCGTAATGTTGACCAGTTCTGCGGTTTGGAAATATATGTACATGGACAGGTACAAAGAGAACCTTAAGTAAAATTCGGCATCTAGAGCACATGGCAAAAAAACTGAAATCGGCATAAATTATAGGAAAGTACCTTCAGTTTACAAAAAGGCTGCGAAAAAAGCCACCTATATTTTTACTGCTTCATTTTACTTTCACGAGAATCCGTAAATTTCCATCATTTCAACTCTAGTTATCCACCCGGTTCCCCCCCTCCCCCCAACCCCACAAATGAAAGGACAAATTTTGACAATGTAGGATCGCCTTTTATCCAAAATTCCAAATTATGTTTATTATAATCATATCTTCAGTAGCTAAAGAACCAAAACAGAAGTTAAAGTTGCAATAATCAAATTTTTGTTACTGGATGTAGAGACTGACGAGCATGCATATGCACTGGTAAAAAGACCAATACTCAAATTTGTCTCATAGTTGCCCAAAACACTAACGGGAAGGGGGCCACTAGTTTCCACCTGGAGATGAGGAAAAATGAAAGTAAAATCATGACTCCAAAAGGCAAATGGAAAAATGTGGACATGTTACCTGTCCTCAGGAACCTCGGCTCCTTCataacttgaaatttttttaacaaatgcaTCCATCGATTTAGTGATATCCCCAAGATCATAGTCGTCAAAACTTTTGTCCAAATTTCCATCCTTCTGCTCTTTCAAGGTGTGTTTCTTCTTCCGTTTCAAATCATAGAATTCCACCTCCTTTTGCCTCTCCTGGAGGGCAGCATTTAATTCATCTTCCCCACCATACAGCCACGAATCATCATCTGATTGAGGAAGCTCCAGACCTTTGAAATCATCCACcgaatgaggaagagcaagtatGTCATCTATGCATCTCACGGGAGCATTCAACACTTCACTGCAGAAATAAATACATGCCACATAAAAATAAGGTTAATACATACAGAGAGAGAAAAGAAACCTgttgaaaaataagaaaaacataATGGCATAATTCACACACATAAAATTAGGCATATGATAACTTATCACTACTCTAAAGGGCCAGAACTTAAAACCAATCAACTTTTAACAACAGAGGACAAATCAAAACAGAATCGACGCAATATACCTGGCTCTACCTGGCAAAAAACTATTCTTGTAATTTTCCTCAGCATTTTCTAACAATCTCTTATATTCTTTCGACCCCTGCAACAGCCCTTCAAATAGCCCACTCCTCTCCAAGCTCTCCCTATAAACCTCCCAAGTACTCCCCTTCCCTTCATCGGTTTGTTTCTTCCTCAGCTGATACATCATCTCGAACCCACAGGCGATCTTCATCCCCAGTTCCGCCTCCACATACTTCCCCACATTGCTCCTGTCAGGCATAGGATAGCATCGCGGCGCCTGAAACCTCTGCTGCACCAACTGCGCATACATGGCCCTAGGCATCTTCACAACCACCTCCACCATCTCTTCCTCCTTCCCATTGGGCAAAAACTTCTCCATTTTTACCGCAAACTTCATACCGTCGATATCCCTGTCATAGAACCCCTCCACAGCAAACGATACCAAGCTCGGCTCTTTCCTCAACACCCACGCTACAGACACGGGGACTGCAATTCTTACTCTATGAACGTTCCTGTAAGCATGCTCCGGATACTGCCCAATTCTCTTGCTCAAATGAAACTGAACGGCATCCGGTGCCATCAAGCTGGGATCATCATCTCTGCTCACCAAAACCCGCAACGACTCCTCCAAATCAGGTGTGCCTGGAAGAATGGATTTCGGAATTATATGTAGTAGGCCGCGGCGGATGAACACGCGGTTCAGAGAAGTATCTGGATTGAGCCATTTAGGGAGGTGGAAGGCGGACTCGATGAGCAAGAACTCGCCGTCTGAATCCCAAACTCGGATAGAAAGATTAGGGAAGG
This sequence is a window from Primulina tabacum isolate GXHZ01 chromosome 17, ASM2559414v2, whole genome shotgun sequence. Protein-coding genes within it:
- the LOC142530770 gene encoding protein ecdysoneless homolog — translated: MAEEASSSSSIFSLKATRPPDDTVFYSIYPDSSAATSAAELGSLHSRITDLIHPLTAPYIWQHQPFTLSLSSSPSIPHLSGHLRFGDNLEDEWFVVYLLFHISRTFPNLSIRVWDSDGEFLLIESAFHLPKWLNPDTSLNRVFIRRGLLHIIPKSILPGTPDLEESLRVLVSRDDDPSLMAPDAVQFHLSKRIGQYPEHAYRNVHRVRIAVPVSVAWVLRKEPSLVSFAVEGFYDRDIDGMKFAVKMEKFLPNGKEEEMVEVVVKMPRAMYAQLVQQRFQAPRCYPMPDRSNVGKYVEAELGMKIACGFEMMYQLRKKQTDEGKGSTWEVYRESLERSGLFEGLLQGSKEYKRLLENAEENYKNSFLPGRASEVLNAPVRCIDDILALPHSVDDFKGLELPQSDDDSWLYGGEDELNAALQERQKEVEFYDLKRKKKHTLKEQKDGNLDKSFDDYDLGDITKSMDAFVKKISSYEGAEVPEDRKLKDLDFDADQFMKHIESVMGVPGSKDDGSDVDLEEESISDMDFDDYEDHSEDIEDGGEGFMDSYSDALNQELKTTTLNKTFEHAKEQSSRKKDEGTSGVSDEMEFTPVDVDFNLVKNLLESVSSQEGLPGPASNLLGLMGVKLPDEAGKDK
- the LOC142530769 gene encoding kinase-interacting protein 1-like: MLQKAANNAYSWWWASHIRTKQSKWLDQSLQDMEEKVQNMLKLIEEDGDSFAKRAEMYYKRRPELISSVEEAFKAFRALADRYDLLSKELQNANHTIATVFPEQVQFSMDEDDESAMAKAVKNSQIPGMNTGNDVPKVPKAPVKNLKGLLTTASKQLQSEKLSNASKTVPKSGLTEEEAVEEIDRLQKDILSSQTVKEFVKSSYESGLAKYWGIENQIIEMQQKVCRLQDEFNVDAVIEDDEARKLMAETALKSCHEKLSQLEEKQKKSVLEARQEHAKIESAQERLKSLRHEYLLEQIDDDDNDAKSRHVDDKSQSSTKEVVKVIQEFEGAEVSIEKVRDELDMGSMESLTVTELVEKIDKLVNKVITLEVEVLSQTVLINTLKTEADDLHAQILVLEEEKKTLVDGTHILTTRLKEMEEKLKKLQELNKNVESQNSNLQMNFSEAHSSLDHLSDKLSSIRSDEESEETNSSQDQENKPSPGGAEKSNSASKTENAGDVKEMDTTVVGNGLTKTKVTFSEQKPKELVLVDHSDDFLNAQGKGSTEKEEELNWQQMLLSGMEDREKILLKEYTAILRSYKDIKKKLGDMEKREREDQFDILLQIRELKNGIAKRDGEIHRLRQKLNIPQENDINDDSTQLCEPESKTMNSEVEENTSTVKEDVKSVFIYRTPSICAVEEKLRTNIDAILDENLDFWLRFSTAFHQIQKFKTEVQDLQDEISKLSEKKVQVGSVTGEQKSEVRPIYKHLREIQIELTAWLEQSVPLKDELKRRFSSLCNIQEEITKALKEGVEEEEIRFSSHQAAKFQGEILNMKQENNKVREELQTGLDNVSTLQLQIEKSLRKLNEEFGISSDQPQLKQAMSRAKIPLGAFIFGTRQKKQKHSIFSCMHPTRRFHLQRGGVPP
- the LOC142531430 gene encoding MLO-like protein 8; amino-acid sequence: MSSTTGTPRDLDQTPTWAVAGVCAVIIVISIGLEKLLHKLGTWLTDRHKRALYEALEKVKAELMILGFISLILVFTQYRIAAICIPVSVADTMLPCPAQTPKRRLLFNERRNLAAKKEPKCKEGRVPLISVTGLHQIHVLIFFLAVLHVAYCGIIMVLGRFKTRRWKQWEQETSSHSYEFSNDSSRFRLAHETSFVRAHTSFWTRIPLWFYIGCFFRQFFRSVSRSDYLTLRHGFITVHLAPGSKFDFQKYIKRSLEDDFKNIAGISPVLWASFVVFVLLNVSGWKTLFWASLIPLVIILAIGTELQSILTKMAIEIKDRSAVVQGMPLVQVSDRHFWFGSPKLVLQLLHFALFQNTFQITYFLWIWYEDGISYCSYKDNGDVAFVITKLVLGVALLFFCSYITLPLYALVAQMGSHMKQSIFDEQTSKALKKWHMDAKKKHGKQGGQASTRILGGGSPTSSLGSIFNSTHSRLQKFKTTGQLNTTEYQDYDGSDHDQHHWSSKSGAASSLIIRVDRDDNKEDEVSVHSHDGPEDRSADFSFAKPAPKK